The Aquila chrysaetos chrysaetos chromosome 25, bAquChr1.4, whole genome shotgun sequence genome includes the window ATTTCATCATCTTTGTCCCATCCCAAAACCTCAACTTAAAATGCAATAAACGATTCAACATCAAATGAGCTAAATTTCTCAGCCTGaatggagatttttcttttgagactAAAGCTCAAAATTGTGAACTTTGTAAACTCCCCGAGTAGTTAGAATGAAGCTTTTGTTTTTGGATTTGAAAAGAACTTCAAAACCATTCCACTTCCAATTGAAATGTCTTACCAGGCTCAGGAGAAACTCTGTTGTGATGGTACGTGTTGTTGTAAGCTAATGAATTATTTAACTAGCCGCTTTGATTTGTTATTGGATTTGCTATATCTATAATTGTTGGTCTATTTCTTTGAGAActatcttaaataaaatattaccaGTTAAACAAACTATTTAGATTGAAAGACTACAGCATCATTAGTTACATTGTTCTAGATAACTTGGAGCCCGGTCTGAACAGCGATGTTGTTGTGCCATCTGTTTTGCATGAGGTATTATCCAGCACAACATTTCCTCACTGCAACTTTTATAAGCACCAAACGTGGTATGGTAAAGGCCATACGAGGGGAGGCAAGTAAGTCTCTGCTTGCCTAATGAGATCCTTGGAACTAATGGGCTTCGAGAAGAATGAAATTAGTCACACAGGGTAATTGTGGCTACACAATTCAGAGATGACGACAATATTTAAGCAACAATAAAAGCTTATTTCCTCACTCCTTAGAGAGGCAAAACTGCTGTGCCGAGGACACTGTCGCTGGATGTCCTCTGGAGCAGCCCCGTTCCCACGGCAGGGTTGAGCGTGTCCCGTGCCGGTGCTGCCGAGAGCCGTCCGGACGGGATCATTGCTCAGGTGTGTCCGCGCCCGAGTCGGGGATGCGAGGGCAGCCCTCGCAGTCTGCCTGCACACGTCATTGCAGGAGCGAGGCCCTAATCAATAGGGAAAGATACTTACAACTGAACGGCAATAAAGCCAACTCTGCCAAAGCCCTGTATCTCCTCACCCACACACCTCGATGCCCGTCCGTACTGGGCGCGTAAAAGTAGACTGGGGGGCTTCTGTAGGGCTAGAAGCAGTGATATTGTCTCTTGTTTCATAGTGACACTTGCAGTAAGTGTTTTTGCTGGGAGTGCTCAAAAGTAGAAGTCCTGACCCGGCATTCGGGCTCTTTGCATTGCTAAAGcctttttcttggtttgggtttttttttcccatgataTCATCAGCAGTGCTACAAGCAGTCCCAAGTAAAGCCATGTTGAGCTCATTGGTGTCTCAAACGCTGTCCTGCTGCCAATGCGTAAGGGACAGGGACAGCCAAAGCCCATAGGAAAGTGCATCTATGCTGAGGGGATCTGTGCTCTCCAGAGATGGTATGCAACACCCCGATGCTCGAGGGTATTCAGGAGTGCTCTGGGgcaatgcctttttaaaaaaagttagaaaatcaaacaagtaaaagagaaaagcagagaactgaagagaagaaaaaaatgtagtttttgcagcagaaaaaaaaaaaagcaagccatgGTGATAGTTTTGTGTTTCAGGGCATGAATTAGCTGTTTACCTGTAACTCAGGCCATAGTTATTATTACAGGTTCAACAGCTCAGACAGGGGAATGGCCACACTTTCTCTGTAGCTTAAATTGCAAATTCAGGTGTGTTAAGTGAAGCAACAACTAATTATTTTAGCACATCCTGATGAATTACATCCTACAAACCTACCTACTTAAAAGATTGGTATTAGGAGCTGCTAACATGCACCGCAGGGCACACTCGATTGCGGTGACTGTGGCAATAGCATGGCTCTAACTGTTAAATGTTGTCTGGCCCAAAATTGCTGTTCAGATATACAAGCCACAACCTGTTATGAGGCATTCGGGAGTTGGCAAAACCCTGAGTTAAGTCCAGCAGGCAAGGACAGGCTGTCCTTCTGCAGCGGGACCGTGCATTGCCGCTGCTCAGGCCTCTGCAGATGTCCCCCGCGCTAGCAGCGTGACTCTGGCGTGATGCAAGATCGAGCTTTTACCAGCCCAGAGTCAGCCAAACTCCGGGAACGTGACCCAAAGCTCCCTGGGACTCACAGCTTTTCCACCAACTTAATGAAGCTGGGAATCAGGGGCAGGGAAATGACGAGTAAGTTTAACTTTACATTGGATTTGATTGCCTGAAAGTACCTCATTTGTGTAATTCTTTAAAGGATGTatactggaaacatttttttcccccctaatgTGTTAGTTAAACccaagcaaaataataatagatACATAACACAATAAACTTGTGTATGGCTTCAGAGTTTGTTTCATTAGTTTTCTATATAATCACTGCGTTTGAAAACGATGAATCTCattataaaagaagggagagggaaaaaaaggtacatGATGTATGTTTGTGAATTCAGGAGTCTCTGGGAAGTTAATTTCTTGCTAAAGGTTAGCCACATGCTAATGCTATTGATGGCAAAAGCAGAAgtgcaatttctttttgtgCTACTAACATCAGGTGCTATTTACTCTGGTGTGGTTACGGATCCGAGCTAATGCCTGCTTATTGCTATGAGTGGCGTTGTGCACACTTGGTATCCCCACTTGCATAATAGCTTTAACTCTGCATTTGCCATGTTCTCACAAGGCTGAGAGTTAAAGACATGCTTCTaaagaatataaatttttaaattacttacaCTACTCATCTGCTCTGCCTGTATGGATCATATTGCTTTGCTACACAGTGCACTGATGGCAATCACACACTTTGCAGCTAGCTGCGTCCACTCATGCTGTTGTCCCATCCAAGTTTCCAGCACTTTGGTACCTACCAGCAGTCGACAGACAAGCTCTTTCTCACAACTTTAAGAGAATTGAAGCTACTGTCACTTGGGCTGGGAAACTCTAAAATCTGCTCTAGGCACAGGTCTATAcctgtaaaaagaaatataaatgaatatatatGACATGAATACATGGTACATTAATACAAAATTTGTTATTCCCTGAAGCCCAGTTTAACATCCCATTCCTATATTACCATCCACactattaattttcctttcttgctatGATctatcttttttgctttctcacaTCTCAAGAATTCaattacttctaaaaatatgactctttgggtttttttacaagtctgttgtggtgggttgaccctggctggtgccaggtgcccaccaaagctgttctatcactccccctcctcagctggacaggggagagaaaaatataacaaagggcttgcgggtcgagataaggacaggagagatcactcatcaATTACCGTcgtgggcaaaacagactcagcttggggaaaattaactcaatttattaccaatcaaccagagtagggtaatgagaaataaaaccaaatctcagaacaccttccctccacccctcccttcttcccgggcacaacttcactcccggattctctaccaacccccccagcggcacagggggacggggaatggggtttacagtcagttcatcacgtggtattttctgctgcttcatcctcctcagggggaggactcatcacactcttcccctgctccagcgtggggttgcacccacaggagacagtcctccacgaacttctccaacgtgggtccttcccacgggctgcagttcttcatgaactgctccagcgtgggtcctttccacgggctgcagtccttcaggcacagactgctccagcgtgggtcccccacggcgtcacaagtcctgccagaaaacctgctccgtgggctccactctccacagatccgcaggtcctgccaggagcctgctccagcgtgggcttcccacggggtcacagcctcctttgggaacccacctgctccggcgtggggtcctccccgggctgcaggtggagatctgctcccccgtggacctccgtgggctgcagggggacagcctgcctcaccatgatCTTCAtcacgggccgcaggggaatctctgctctggtgcctggagcatctcctcccctccttctgcactgacctgggggtctgcagggctgtttctctcacatgttctcactcctctctccggctgccatttctgtgtctcccacaactttttttccttcttaaaaatgttatcacagaggtgttaccactatcgctgatgggcttggccttggccggcaacgggtccgtcttggagccggctggcatcggctctgtcggacacgggggaagcttccagcagcttctcacagaagccacccctgtaaccccttgtggtgggttgaccctggcagggcaccaggtgcccacaaaagctgctctatcactccccctcctcagctggacaggggggagaaaatataacaaaaggcttgcAAGTCAAAATAAGGACAgcttaataaagtgaaagcaaaggtcgtgcacaaaagcaaagaaaaacaaatgatgttattctctacttcccatcagcaggcgatgtctagccacttcccgggaagcagggcttcggtacgcgtagtggttgctccggaagacaaaaatgccccccttccatctccctttacttagcttttatatctgagctggAGTATTGTATtccatatggtatggaatatctgtttggttagtttaggtcagctgtcctggttatgtcccctcccaagatcttgcccagccccagaCTGCTgttgaggggggcaaaaatgttggagagacagccttgatgctgcgCCAGCACTGCTCAGTGGTAGCCAAAACAccggtgtgttatcaacacctttctactaccaatgcagagcacagcactacgagggctgctatggggagaattaactccatctcagccagacccaatacacccccctctaccaaaaccttgccacgcaaacccaatacatctGTCTGAAATCAAAAGCATTGGGGAAGCTGAAAGATAACATGAATCtgagattttttctttccaggccTCTTCCCCACAGCTTTGAACAGTGACAGTCCAACCAAAGCCTCCAGAGATCTTCCAGTCTAAAGATCTGATCTAGGACTTCTCTTCCTTAACCTGCCACTCATGTTTTCCTCCTAATTAGATCTATGTCAGCATTGCAGATTTGCCCATGCAGTGGAAAAATTAATCTCAGTTACATTCAAATCTACCAGTGGAATTGTTTTAAATCATCAGAAAATCAAAGTGGCACAGAAGTCTCcttctaaaaaaataactgccaaaaagatgtgcatttttctgtgcaacATCTGGCAAGGCACTAAAGGGAGTACATTATCAGAGCAAGAAATAAATGCCTTCCCAACAGAAGGAAACAACAACCCATGCCAAAGACTTACTAGCACCTTAAGGTCTCCTGCGAGCCCTCCTCTTCCCGGCAAGGAGACTGCACCCCAAGGAGAGGCAGGTGCAAGCTCTCTGTCCCCCGGGCAGCAGAGAGGCTGCACCTGTGTGGAGCCTGAACCGGGACCTATATAAtcctccctgggcagccagaGAGCGAGCTTGTGGTGGCAGTGAGGAGATGGGGCTGTTTGTGAGGCAGCAGTGCTTGAGCACCTCGAGGATGGGGTgagtggggtttggggtgggatggggagctgGGTCCTTTCCTTGCTGGTTTCTCATTTGGTTCTCTCTTGCTTGCAGGTCGCTGCTCCTGTTTGGCTTTTTGCTGCCCTTAGCCCTCTGTGCTGATGGCCTGGGGGATCAGGATCTCTTGGGTAATGAGGCCTCTCTGGGCAGGTAGTGGTTTGGATGTGGGTTTTAGGTTTGTTCAGAGCTGTTTCCCCTCTGCCTTGGTGTGGAAGAAGGCTCTAAAGTGGGGCTGGTGAGCTGGAGGACTTGCAGGGTGTGTGCCTCTGGGAGGGTGATGCTGGAACTGATGGTGGTCTTCCCTCTGCAGAGAGTGTGACCTGCCATAGGAATGGGATGGAAGTTGAATTTTCAAGAGAGCTTGGCAACTACTCCTGGCATGTGTCCGTTGAGGGTACGTATTGCTACTGCCCTGGCCCTTTCTGCTGTAGCCTGAAAGCAGGtgcctgcctgcagggctgATCTTCCATGTTCTCCCTAGATGTGAGTGGTGAGGAGATCGTGTCCTGTGACCCCACTGTAGATTATGAGAGGCTGATGCTCAGTGTCCTGTTCGTCAACTGCACTAGCCTGGAGGTAAAGGGGTCTTCCTTCTGCAAGCTGCTGTGATGGagtgtgggattttttttcctggtcagGATTGGGTTTAATAGGGTTTCTAGCTCTAACTTTCTTCAGGAGTGGAAATACTTACACTTCTGATAACTTAAAACAGCTCTATAAGAGCAGTTCATGCCAGAAGTattctggtaatttttttcaacttgTTCTTTCAACTGTGGATTAAACCCCCTTAGACACTGCCATAAATGTTTTCTCCTGTAAAGGAATTGAGCTACTTTAAAGGATATCTTGTAGGGGGATGGACCAGGTTCAAGAGTTTCAAAGCACCACTCTATTTACACAATGTGTATTGATAGAGAAATTAACAACACATGCCATTGATAGCTGCTGAGGTAGAGTAATAAGTGGGAGGCCAACCCAAACTAGCCTCAAACAGAGGTTTTACTGGTAACTGTtgcttttaagtatttgaaataCCACGAGACTCTTGGTTTTGGCATTTATTAACTTGTTTCTTGACCAGCTGACTTGCTGGCACTACAACCTGCTAGTccttggggcttttttttttttcttgactcccACAGTTCTCATGGTATTTTCTACTCTTCAACCTAACCTTGTGACCCCATGCTTTCCTAGAGatctcctccttttccataaggcttttaaaaaaaaaatttgtcttgtCCTTGCACTGGTACAAACACCTAAAATAACTCAAGCTAGAGTTTAGCCTCAATGGCTTTTAGTTGTCCTCATGCTGTGGTGAGTACTGCTGCCTCTTTCTAATTAATGTCTCTTGTCTATAGCATGGTCAGCACCTGCTAAGATTGAGGCTGATGGTGAATGACACAATGGGAGAGGAGAAGAATGTAACTTACAGCACTCGCTGCCATAGTGTTCATACAGATGAAATCATTACTCCTTTCTTTGCTGGTGCAACAAACTGTACAAAAGACTTCATGGCAGTAAGTAGAGGAATGGGAGTGCTATAGATCCTGCTTAGAGGCTTGCAAGGCAGGATGGCTGTCTCCTGGAACTGCGTGGCTGGGATGTGCAGAATGCTGGGGAAAGCTCCAGCCAGTTTCAGGGAGGCCTGTTGGCTGCATGTCCATCTTAGCGTGACCACTAGCTCTTTGAAGAGTTGGTTTGCAAATGGTTATTAATGATGCACGTGGTCTGGCTTCAGCCCTATTGCAGGGGAAACCAAGGTGCTGGTGCCAGCTGTCTGCTTTGGAAAACTATAGTAGATATTTTTATTAGGAAGTTGCAGGGTTCTGACCGCTGTCTGTTCCTGTGGTCTAACCCTTGTGCTGTGTTTCAGGTTACTTTCCCAAGACTCATTCCAGGCTTCAGTGATGAGCATATGGTAAGTGCCTTCTGTCTTGCaaaggaggggtggaggagTGCCTGGGGTTTGGACCTAAGCTGAGCCTGATGTCTCCAAGATGGAGTAGTTTTCTTTGAAGTACTTGCATCTTGTCAGGAAGCTTAATTCTGTGCTATCAATATAGGGAACTTGAGTGTAAAGCCTGTGAtgtggcagctctgcagggtgAAGAACTGTGTAATgccttgctgcttctgtgtggTTGGTCCTTCCCTTCCTAAGCAAGGATCTCCTGCTTTGCCAGGTTCCAGCAGCTCCAATGACCTGGACTCTGTCAGTTGATGATGGAACAAGAATACACCAGCTAAGCCTTGGGCAAGCCATGCAGCAAGGCTATAACTTTCTAGCTGATGGCCACAACCTGATCCTCCAGGTAGCCTTTACTGCCACTGGAGTTGTCTCCTACAAGGTAGGTAAACAAATTGTTGGCACTGAGGAGATGGTGCTGCTTTAACAGAGGCTAGGTATCTCCCTCCTGTAGACCTGCAGAAAGCACTTGCAGGTCGTGGCCAGAGCTGATGTCAAGCTGATGCAGTGCTGTGCCTCGCTGGTGTGAGCAAAGCTGTTTGATTCTGTGTAGCTGTCACTGAACTACCCAGCCCTACAAAATGGGGAAGCATGGTGTGCACCTCAGATAGTAAGCACAGCTGATGGGCATCTACATAAGCAGACTTCTAGCCATAGCCTAACTTGTGAACATCTGACTGGCAGTCTCATGAGCAGATCTCTTTCAAAAGGGTGTTGAGATGGGAAGGAACTGCTGTTGCAAATGTGAATAGCAGCAGTCCTGAACCAGATGTAGTATATGGCCCTGTGGGGTTGATCTTATGATGGATCATGAGCTGAGCACTCTCTAATAGAGCTCTATCTTCTTTGTCAGCACAATGATAAGGTGCTCTACACTGTGGCACTCAAGCTCATGTATGGCCCTCCTGAACGTAGACTGACTGTGGAGTCAAGAATGCTTTGTGCACCAGGTAATGCATGGAGAAAGAACCTGATCTGCTTCTGCCCTGAGGAAACTGGTCTTGTATTTAACAAAGATGATGTTGCAGGTCCAGCAATCTGTAATGCAACACACATGACTGTTGCCATCCCAGCCTTCCCAGGGACCCTTGTGGCTGTGGGTGCAGAGGATAAGACCATCCCCATGGACCAGCTTCAGGAAAATGGGATTGCTCTGGACACAAAGACAGGGGTCAAGCTGCATATTAGCAGGGAAgtcctgaagtccagggtgAGTTCTGATCTTCAAGTCACAGGAGTTGGTCTGATTACAACTCCTTGGTGCTTAGTCAAGGTCAAAGCTACTGTGCTCTGATTCTCAGTAAGCACCTGTCAAGTCAGCCATGTGTCCTGTGGCTGGCTGAGGGCAGTTGTGATTTAAGAGGAATGTACAGTGACTTTATAATACATAGGCATCACTCAAAGGTAACTTGGGTTTTATGGAGTCTCTTGGCAAAAACAGCTGGAGGTGAAAATATTCCTCTTGGAGTAGGTTGGTACTTGGCATGCCTGGAGCGATGCAAATCAACAAACTAGCTGAGTGTGAAGAGCACCATGGCCTCAGGGTATGGGAAATGGCTCTAACACGTGCATGTGTTAAAATGAGCTCTTGTAGTTACACTCCAGGAGAGTAACTCTTGTCTTTCAGCTACATGAGGAGAGCTGCTCAGGACTTCAGTCTTACATGTCCTCTTTGAAACTGGCTTTTCACTTCCATGGGGAGACTGTGACAATGGTGATGCACCCAGAGTGCCCCTGTGACCAGCATGCACCAATAGGTAAGCGACCGCCTTCTGCAATGGACGTGCCTCATGTGCTGGTCAGATGGTAATCCTTCAGCATGGCTTGTTCTTAAACCAGCCCTTCGCAGGAAAGGGCATCTCTAGCCAGAACACAACAGCTTTTGGCAGACTGAGCTGTCAGTGACTGGCATGCCAATTTATGTGAACCTCTCTTACAGCTGCTGTATGCACCCAGGATGGGTACATGGATTTTGAAATCCTTGCTGACAGTACTACCCCGCTGCTAGACTTGGATACCCTTAGGCTCAGAGATCCTGCATGCCGGCCAGCCTTCAAGTCTTCTTTGAATGACAGAGTTTGGTTTCATGTCCCACTGAATGGATGTGGGACCAGGTATTGGGTAAGTGTGTAGCCAGGATTGATGGGGAGGGCTTTGTGCATTAGGAATGCCCTCACTAATGCTGTTATTTCTCTGCAGTTGGATGGGGAGAAGATTGTTTATGAGAATGAGGTGAGGGCACTATGGGCAGACCTTCCACTGCGCAGGATCTCAAGGGACAGTGAACTCAGGTGTGTTTGGAAACTTCTTTGGGTAATACTTAGTCCTGGATATCCTATATGTGAACATAAGACTTAGCTGCTCCTTCCTTGTTACAGGCTAACAGTCCTGTGCTCCTTCAGTAATGGTGATGCCTCCCTCACTATAAAGGTAGACAACCTTCCTCCTCTGGCTTCTTCAGTGAACCAAGGTCCCCTCACCTTAGTTCTTCTAAGCTACCCAGGTAAAGCTGACTCTGGGCTCAGGTGGCTGGGAAGCAACTGGAGCTTGTGGAGGGGAGGATGTCTGAGTGAACTCTTGTGGTGCATGGGCTTCTAATGACCTCATGtgcttcctttcctcccacccATGCTACCTGAGGCAGATGCCTTAAATCTGTGACTCTAGGACAAACTGCAGCTGGTAGACCAGGTGCTGTTGAAGAGCTCCAGACCAGAGTTTCTTCGGGACTCTCTTATCTAACAAGGCTTTTGTTCTTGCAGAGGACTCGTACAGGCAGCCATACCGTGATGATCAGTACCCAATAGTAAGGTACCTACGGCAGCCCATCTTCCTGGAAGTTCAGGTCCTGAACCGCAATGATCCCAACCTCCATTTGGTATTGGATGACTGCTGGGCAACAGCTTCACAAGATCCAAGCTCACTTCCTCAGTGGAATATTGTTGTTGATGGGTGAGTGCCCTGCTAGATAAATGGAAGCACTTTTGGCAGTGGGTGTGCGGATTCCCTAGTGCTCCCCTGCCTCCCCTTTAGGAACAGAGCCCCAAGTACAAGGGCTTCACTTGAGGTGGCCTTCCAGGTATACTGTACTGGTGTGCTGGAACTTGTACAAAGATAGCAGCACCTCTACCCTGAACTTTagtctgcttaaaaaaaaaaaaacaaccccaaaccttCTCTACCCTGCTGTTCTGACTTGCTTCTTACCTATTGGCAGGTGTGAGTATGACCTGGACAGCTACAGGACCGTGTTTCATCCTGTGGGGCACAGTGTCAGCTATGCAAACTATCGCCAAAGGCTGGAAGTGAAGACTTTTGCCTTTGTGTCTGGTGACAAAGCCCTCCCTGGCCTAGTAGGTGACATTCTCCTACTTAGAGCAGTCAGTAGGAGCAGTTGTCCCAAAATGAATGGACCTCTCATTCTCTGTCCTAGGTATACTTCCACTGCAGTGTTCTGATCTGTGACCGTTTTCAACCAGACTCCCCTTTGTGTATGACAAGATGCCCGAGGCCATCTAGAAGCAAGCGAGGTAACGAGCAAGCAGATGTTAGGTTGTACTGATCCAAGATAACGCACTGTACTATGGGGTTCACCTGTACTACGTTACTGTTGTAGAGAGTGGGATGCCAGGTGTGAACTCTGCAGTGGTGAGCTTGCGGGGTCCTGTCCTCCTTGTGCCAGAAGGATGGTCTGCAAGCCAAGGTACTAAGCCCGTGTGGTACTAATGTATGTTACCTGGGTTTAGTGAAGAGCTGTCTCCACAAACtctctttctgcttgctttgtaGGGAGCACTCTCTTGAGCAAGGAGGCATGGGCTGGCATTACAATGACTGCTGCTGGTATTCTCTCTCTGGTGGCCACAATGCTActatttttggcttttcttaAATGCCTAAAGAGAAGAGCATCCATGGTAAATGTGGCATGTTAGTGTAGTTTTTACAAATAAACTTGGAGTAGAAATGTGACTGCAAAAGTCTTCTGGATGACTTGTATAGCTATGGAGTTGTTGCTGTATAGCATTCAAGGAACTAGACTGGACAAAGATGAATGTCTTGCTGAGCAGTGGCACTGCTCTCAATGTTTTTGGTCAGAGTGCTCTAACAGACTAGAATTGAAGCTTTTAAAAGGTCAAGCTTTTTGGGTGAGACTCAAGTGACAATGGCAGCTTCCCTTATTCTGGATGGTTTCTTCACCTCCTTAGTTCATGTTACAGGGTGACTGACAGGGTACTAATGAATTTCTTCTAATACTGTGAGAACTGGCTCCTTAGTAAGATTCCATAGAGTTCTCCTGCCCTTTCTTAGAATTGTAGAAGAGGacttaactgaagaaaaacattagttTAAGGCAAAGTAGTGCTCCTGAACTGTGCAGTGATATTTAGGTCTGATGTTGGTAACTCAGTAGCACCTAGACCCTTTACAGCAGTAACCAAATACTCTGTATAAACTTACTACTAGTTTAGCTGGGGCTAtatgaaaacaagcagcattTCATGGCACTTGCTCTGCAGAATCAAAGCCCAGCTGTGAATTGTACTTCATGTTAGTCACCTAGACTACAAAAACTCTAGATTCAATCTTGGGTGAACATAAGGCTTTAACAGGCGCAAATGATAGCTGCTCAGTGAATGTTTTGTGGCCCTTAAGTAAAAGTACATGGAGATACATGTTGCAAGTACTAACTTCACTCTAATTGCTAAAGATTGGTCTGTGCAGCAGTACTCAATGCCACATTGCTCTTCAAGGTAAAGTTAGTCATAATTTCACTTGGTTCTGGCTTGTCATAATCAAGTGCCTGGCTTGCAGGGGTGAGGAGGGCCATGTGTAGGCTATAGCCTGAA containing:
- the ZP2 gene encoding zona pellucida sperm-binding protein 2, whose protein sequence is MQDRAFTSPESAKLRERDPKLPGTHSFSTNLMKLGIRGREMTTRERACGGSEEMGLFVRQQCLSTSRMGSLLLFGFLLPLALCADGLGDQDLLESVTCHRNGMEVEFSRELGNYSWHVSVEDVSGEEIVSCDPTVDYERLMLSVLFVNCTSLEHGQHLLRLRLMVNDTMGEEKNVTYSTRCHSVHTDEIITPFFAGATNCTKDFMAVTFPRLIPGFSDEHMVPAAPMTWTLSVDDGTRIHQLSLGQAMQQGYNFLADGHNLILQVAFTATGVVSYKHNDKVLYTVALKLMYGPPERRLTVESRMLCAPGPAICNATHMTVAIPAFPGTLVAVGAEDKTIPMDQLQENGIALDTKTGVKLHISREVLKSRLHEESCSGLQSYMSSLKLAFHFHGETVTMVMHPECPCDQHAPIAAVCTQDGYMDFEILADSTTPLLDLDTLRLRDPACRPAFKSSLNDRVWFHVPLNGCGTRYWLDGEKIVYENEVRALWADLPLRRISRDSELRLTVLCSFSNGDASLTIKVDNLPPLASSVNQGPLTLVLLSYPEDSYRQPYRDDQYPIVRYLRQPIFLEVQVLNRNDPNLHLVLDDCWATASQDPSSLPQWNIVVDGCEYDLDSYRTVFHPVGHSVSYANYRQRLEVKTFAFVSGDKALPGLVYFHCSVLICDRFQPDSPLCMTRCPRPSRSKRESGMPGVNSAVVSLRGPVLLVPEGWSASQGSTLLSKEAWAGITMTAAGILSLVATMLLFLAFLKCLKRRASMVNVAC